In the genome of Mauremys mutica isolate MM-2020 ecotype Southern chromosome 8, ASM2049712v1, whole genome shotgun sequence, one region contains:
- the PRPF38A gene encoding pre-mRNA-splicing factor 38A has product MANRTVKDAHSIHGTNPQYLVEKIIRTRIYESKYWKEECFGLTAELVVDKAMELRYVGGVYGGNIKPTPFLCLTLKMLQIQPEKDIIVEFIKNEDFKYVRMLGALYMRLTGTAIDCYKYLEPLYNDYRKIKSQNRNGEFELMHVDEFIDELLHSERVCDIILPRLQKRYVLEEAEQLETRVSALEEDMDDVESSEEEEEEDEKLERAPSPDHRRRGYRDLDKPRRSPALRYRRSRSRSPRRRSRSPKRRSPSPRRERHRSKSPRRHRSRSRERRHRSRSKSPGHHRSHRHRSHSKSPERSKKSHKKSRRGNE; this is encoded by the exons ATGGCGAACCGGACGGTGAAGGACGCGCACAGCATCCACGGCACCAACCCGCAGTACCTGGTGGAGAAGATCATCCGCACCCGCATCTATGAGTCCAAGTACTGGAAGGAGGAGTGTTTCGGCCTCACGG CTGAGCTGGTGGTGGATAAAGCCATGGAGCTGAGATATGTTGGTGGCGTTTATGGTGGAAACATCAAGCCTACACCATTCCTCTGCTTGACCCTGAAAATGCTGCAGATCCAGCCTGAAAAGGACATTATTGTTGAGTTTATAAAGAACGAGGATTTCAA ATATGTCAGAATGCTTGGAGCATTGTATATGAGATTGACGGGCACTGCCATTGACTGCTACAAGTACCTTGAACCACTGTACAATGACTACCGAAAAATTAAAAGTCAAAACAGAAATGGGG AATTTGAGCTGATGCATGTGGATGAGTTTATTGATGAACTCCTCCACAGTGAACGTGTATGTGATATCATTTTGCCTCGATTGCAG AAACGTTATGTTCTGGAAGAAGCTGAACAACTGGAGACTCGGGTTAGTGCTTTAGAAGAAGATATGGATGATGTAGAGtccagtgaggaggaggaggaggaagatgagaaG ctgGAGAGGGCACCTTCCCCTGATCATCGCAGAAGAGGCTACAGAGACCTAGATAAACCCCGCAGATCTCCAGCTCTGCGATACAGGAGGAGTCGAAGCAGGTCTCCAAGAAG GCGAAGCAGATCTCCAAAGAGGAGAAG CCCCTCACCACGTCGGGAGAGACATCGCAGCAAAAGCCCAAGGCGACACCGGAGCAGGTCCAGGGAGAGGCGCCACAGATCAAGATCTAAATCTCCAG GGCATCATCGTAGCCACCGACACAGAAGCCATTCTAAGTCACCTGAAAG ATCTAAGAAAAGCCATAAGAAGAGCCGTCGAGGGAATGAATAA